Proteins encoded by one window of Lactobacillus sp. ESL0684:
- a CDS encoding DUF4097 family beta strand repeat-containing protein — MKKFYKIGAFTIVIGIILAIIGFANHGFKTISGNKFNNFHVVTQRPKPKKKVINVPKFKQIDIDVDEADVYIHRGNKFQVTTTNYSDTPITAKVSNQKQLSISGKESSYWINFGNSNHNSRIEITLPKKAALTKITSKNDEGDLILEYLTMDQLDLDIDEGDISLNNVTINKKGTFNSSEGNFTIDSSRLTNSDFDSDEGDIDIKNSKIQAISTTQDEGDLTFRNCSLSGHNSATLSEGDFRLNPLPKNTSFNLRTDDDTIIFGNRHVSSHFIKNTNNSKNKLAVTSDDGEIIIR, encoded by the coding sequence ATGAAGAAATTTTACAAAATCGGTGCTTTTACCATAGTTATCGGCATAATTCTAGCGATTATTGGCTTTGCTAATCACGGATTTAAAACCATCTCTGGTAACAAATTTAACAATTTTCATGTTGTCACGCAAAGGCCTAAACCTAAGAAAAAGGTAATTAATGTTCCGAAATTTAAGCAAATTGATATCGATGTTGATGAAGCCGATGTTTATATTCATCGAGGTAATAAATTTCAGGTAACCACTACCAACTACTCAGATACACCTATTACAGCAAAAGTTTCTAACCAGAAGCAGCTCTCAATAAGTGGTAAAGAATCATCTTATTGGATTAACTTTGGCAACTCCAATCACAACTCTCGCATCGAAATTACACTGCCAAAAAAGGCTGCTTTAACTAAAATTACTAGTAAAAACGACGAAGGGGACTTAATTTTAGAATATTTGACAATGGATCAACTGGACTTAGATATCGATGAAGGAGACATCAGCCTAAATAATGTTACGATTAACAAGAAAGGGACTTTTAACTCTAGCGAAGGGAATTTTACCATCGACTCATCCCGACTAACTAACAGTGATTTTGATAGCGATGAGGGTGACATTGACATTAAGAATAGCAAAATTCAAGCTATTTCAACTACTCAAGATGAAGGAGATCTTACTTTTAGAAACTGTTCTCTAAGTGGGCATAATTCTGCCACGCTTTCCGAAGGCGATTTTAGGCTTAATCCATTACCAAAAAACACTAGTTTCAATCTTAGAACTGATGATGACACGATTATCTTTGGCAACAGACATGTTTCTAGCCACTTCATCAAGAACACTAATAATTCTAAAAATAAGTTAGCGGTTACTTCTGATGACGGGGAGATTATAATTAGGTAA
- a CDS encoding type II toxin-antitoxin system HicA family toxin, with the protein MTQYTAADVLKLLKEYGFSERNITGDHHNFKDAAGHLVTVPYSSRKDSIGTGLYKAILKQIKGEV; encoded by the coding sequence ATGACCCAATATACGGCAGCAGATGTATTAAAACTTCTGAAGGAATACGGTTTCTCAGAACGCAACATAACTGGAGATCACCATAACTTTAAAGATGCAGCTGGTCATCTTGTTACGGTGCCCTATTCAAGTCGCAAAGATAGCATTGGCACGGGTCTTTATAAGGCAATACTTAAGCAAATAAAGGGAGAAGTTTAG
- a CDS encoding type II toxin-antitoxin system HicB family antitoxin: MTAYTEDRYYAFPAVIDDSEDAKGDYTVTFPDVPGAYGYGTGIAQAITSGKEGLEGILINSDKKFTSSTLEEIQKANPGKIVSYITADMLEAKAITKPVMVKKNTSIPRDLALKGEKMGINFSKVLTDALRVKLG, translated from the coding sequence ATGACAGCTTATACTGAAGACAGATATTATGCATTTCCAGCAGTGATTGATGATTCTGAAGATGCTAAAGGTGATTACACTGTAACTTTTCCTGATGTTCCAGGAGCATATGGTTATGGCACAGGTATTGCGCAAGCTATAACAAGTGGCAAAGAAGGATTAGAAGGTATTCTTATTAATTCGGATAAAAAATTTACTAGTAGTACGCTGGAAGAGATTCAAAAGGCTAATCCTGGTAAAATTGTCAGTTATATAACAGCTGATATGCTGGAAGCAAAAGCAATTACTAAGCCAGTTATGGTTAAGAAAAACACGTCGATTCCTAGGGATCTAGCTCTTAAAGGAGAAAAAATGGGCATCAATTTTTCAAAAGTATTAACTGATGCGCTTAGAGTAAAATTGGGTTAA
- a CDS encoding ISLre2 family transposase — MISLLQDLQLLLDNLTANTNKLLGNQLTFDDLLEAFMQELRHWGLNLIRSYLEQLDDNYKQLPSRKQKYTVKATRTCIKQTLYGQLSFKRTYYQDKKSKQYFFWLDRALSFEKYSRMTLGFKAAVLENVAKYHYQAAIDMIKYSEIHSKTTVMNIVHREGQLLPNQPDQVRSRDNQIIYLEADEDHVAFQDGSNHFMKLVYVHEGYDERQKRHHLINPKYFTGTYPGVANEQLWDEVLCYLEANYPQAKQVYLAGDGAPWIKAGAKYLPNCKFVLDRFHLLKYCRKATVNTKASAAYRLYRWALTGQRDKVALYFKTRFSDPELTRTQIEALKQAKTYLLGNWQAILNTQDLDYQRCTAEGHISHYLSERLSSRPMGWSKRGAEGVARSIIFQLNGGDIMQYLLKKQKETAKAQRIMQVDRRFKAKSLPYYEELQAEFGEAAKPHYWNQGIINGGQLIELPEQII, encoded by the coding sequence ATGATTAGTTTACTACAAGACTTACAACTTTTGTTAGATAATTTGACTGCTAATACTAATAAGCTGCTTGGTAACCAGCTTACTTTTGATGATTTGTTAGAAGCCTTTATGCAAGAATTACGCCATTGGGGCTTAAACTTAATTAGGTCTTATCTTGAGCAGCTCGATGATAATTATAAGCAGTTGCCCAGTCGTAAACAGAAATATACCGTTAAAGCTACGCGAACATGTATTAAACAAACCCTGTATGGTCAACTTAGCTTTAAGCGAACTTATTACCAAGATAAGAAGTCTAAGCAATATTTCTTTTGGTTAGATCGAGCATTATCCTTTGAAAAATATAGCCGTATGACTCTAGGCTTTAAGGCAGCTGTCTTAGAAAATGTGGCTAAGTATCATTATCAAGCAGCCATTGACATGATTAAATACAGTGAAATTCATTCTAAAACCACAGTCATGAATATTGTGCATCGTGAGGGACAGCTGTTACCTAATCAGCCAGATCAGGTGCGATCGCGTGATAATCAAATCATTTATTTAGAAGCTGATGAAGATCACGTGGCCTTTCAAGATGGCAGTAATCATTTTATGAAGCTGGTTTATGTCCATGAAGGTTATGATGAAAGGCAGAAGCGGCATCATTTAATCAATCCGAAGTATTTTACCGGTACTTATCCTGGAGTAGCCAATGAACAACTTTGGGACGAAGTCTTGTGTTATTTAGAAGCTAATTATCCCCAGGCTAAACAAGTTTATCTGGCTGGCGATGGTGCACCCTGGATTAAAGCTGGAGCTAAATATTTACCTAACTGCAAATTTGTCTTGGATCGGTTTCACTTGTTAAAGTATTGCCGTAAAGCAACCGTTAATACTAAAGCCAGTGCGGCTTATCGGTTATATCGTTGGGCTTTAACAGGTCAGCGGGATAAAGTAGCGTTATACTTTAAAACCCGTTTTAGTGATCCAGAATTAACCAGAACACAAATAGAGGCGCTAAAGCAGGCAAAGACCTATCTATTAGGCAATTGGCAAGCCATTCTAAACACCCAGGATCTAGATTATCAGCGCTGTACGGCTGAAGGACATATTAGTCATTATTTGTCAGAACGCCTAAGCTCAAGACCAATGGGTTGGAGTAAAAGGGGCGCTGAAGGTGTAGCTAGGAGTATTATCTTCCAGTTAAACGGTGGCGATATTATGCAGTATTTGCTTAAAAAGCAAAAAGAAACAGCTAAAGCGCAAAGAATTATGCAAGTAGATCGGCGGTTTAAAGCCAAGAGCTTACCGTACTATGAAGAGTTGCAGGCTGAGTTTGGCGAAGCAGCCAAGCCCCATTATTGGAATCAGGGAATTATCAATGGTGGACAATTAATTGAGCTGCCAGAACAAATAATTTAA
- a CDS encoding DUF1700 domain-containing protein, with protein sequence MEQAINDYILEVEQNLATLPENDRKDVCEFYREFLLDGNFTDRAAIEQNLGTPTQLAHKIVADYSINDSRETNDKQEQTEPSSSSNMKTIWHIIVGICAIPTGLILIIPIIAVLIALLCALFGIFLGLIGVIFALTVAGIVIGYVACGFIFTASWPVGVFYLGVGLILVGIGCFLCPAIIIVIRFLINKCTQFARYLGSKLFKKQYYQTTSHNKEN encoded by the coding sequence ATGGAACAAGCAATTAATGACTATATTTTAGAAGTCGAACAGAACTTAGCGACTTTACCTGAAAATGATCGTAAAGACGTGTGCGAATTTTACCGAGAATTCTTACTTGATGGTAATTTTACTGATCGCGCTGCTATCGAACAAAACTTAGGAACGCCAACCCAACTGGCACACAAAATTGTCGCAGATTATTCGATTAATGATTCACGTGAAACAAACGATAAACAAGAACAAACTGAGCCATCTTCTTCAAGCAATATGAAGACCATTTGGCACATTATTGTCGGTATTTGCGCTATTCCGACAGGACTAATTCTCATTATTCCAATTATCGCTGTACTAATTGCCTTGCTATGTGCCTTATTCGGCATTTTTCTTGGCCTAATTGGCGTGATTTTTGCATTAACAGTGGCTGGAATTGTTATTGGCTATGTGGCCTGTGGTTTTATCTTTACTGCGAGTTGGCCCGTAGGCGTTTTTTATCTTGGCGTAGGTTTAATCTTAGTTGGGATTGGTTGTTTCTTATGTCCTGCCATCATTATCGTTATTAGATTTTTAATTAATAAATGCACGCAATTTGCCCGTTATCTCGGTAGCAAGTTATTTAAAAAACAATACTACCAAACCACCTCACATAACAAGGAGAACTAA
- a CDS encoding PadR family transcriptional regulator: MAIQIPTRLLDGAVLAFLKTEDLYGYALTQKVQAVFDISESTIYPVLRRLKKNGYLETYDEPFQGRNRRYYRLTSLGLTLLQSIQLEWWQFSQKVNTILGEKHGTSN, translated from the coding sequence ATGGCAATTCAAATTCCGACACGCCTGTTAGATGGTGCAGTATTAGCATTTCTTAAGACTGAAGACCTCTATGGCTATGCGTTAACCCAAAAAGTTCAAGCGGTTTTCGACATTTCTGAATCAACTATCTACCCAGTTTTAAGGCGGTTAAAAAAGAATGGCTACTTAGAGACTTACGATGAACCCTTTCAAGGACGTAATCGGCGATATTATCGCTTAACTTCTCTAGGCTTAACATTACTGCAATCGATCCAATTAGAATGGTGGCAATTCAGTCAAAAAGTTAACACAATTTTGGGAGAAAAACATGGAACAAGCAATTAA
- a CDS encoding MFS transporter: MGIFLKNKNYRKFTVASWLSNAGNILFYLALMTYASKLKNYALALSLISITEAIPDLLQSISGYFADKTRNKFKVMIWLAIIRFVLYVAVGILFVTNLAGWNLVLMVIGINFISDLAGMYSSGLQTPIIVDLVGENEISEAQGFTGGIFQLITMGAQFVGSALLLFMSYSTLAIVNALTFLMAGLMFANIAASLKKSQTTKTIQTVNERNFFTTFKTSIKQASEAHGLLTVVIVVALLNGLLSAIEPLISISFAANRGMLLGTYSFTIALFGAVVSIGTALGSAIGTKLLEKTSLFIIILLDTIASTCMIIAMINKNTIACLIFGAMLGFFAGTAGPKLIQWLVTSVDRKILASSMGAVNTILAIAGPIMTTIFTSIVGASSLNYALYGLLVVGVIIFIVTFYVMLKSQKSSEIDPEVEVNN; encoded by the coding sequence ATGGGCATTTTTTTAAAAAATAAGAATTATCGTAAATTTACAGTTGCTAGTTGGTTATCAAATGCTGGAAATATTTTATTTTACTTAGCTTTAATGACCTATGCTAGTAAACTTAAAAACTATGCTTTAGCATTGTCGTTAATTTCCATCACTGAAGCAATTCCTGATCTATTGCAAAGTATTAGTGGCTATTTTGCTGATAAAACTAGAAACAAGTTTAAAGTCATGATTTGGTTGGCCATTATTCGCTTTGTACTATACGTAGCTGTTGGAATTCTTTTTGTTACTAACCTTGCAGGCTGGAACCTAGTCCTAATGGTAATTGGGATCAACTTCATTTCCGACCTTGCAGGTATGTATTCTAGTGGCTTACAGACCCCTATCATTGTCGATCTTGTTGGTGAAAATGAAATATCTGAAGCTCAAGGCTTTACTGGTGGAATTTTCCAATTAATTACTATGGGAGCTCAATTTGTTGGCTCTGCTTTATTATTATTTATGTCCTATTCCACTTTAGCCATAGTTAATGCCTTAACGTTCTTAATGGCCGGTCTTATGTTTGCCAATATTGCAGCTAGTCTTAAAAAGAGCCAAACTACAAAAACAATTCAAACAGTTAATGAACGAAACTTTTTCACTACCTTTAAAACTTCAATTAAGCAAGCTAGCGAAGCTCATGGCTTATTGACTGTTGTCATAGTTGTCGCATTACTAAATGGCTTACTAAGTGCCATTGAACCGCTAATCTCAATTTCCTTTGCCGCTAACAGAGGTATGCTACTTGGAACCTATAGTTTTACCATCGCTCTTTTTGGAGCAGTTGTTTCCATCGGAACAGCTCTAGGCAGTGCAATCGGAACAAAATTACTCGAAAAAACCTCACTATTTATTATCATTTTACTGGATACTATTGCCAGTACCTGTATGATAATCGCCATGATTAACAAAAATACCATTGCCTGCCTAATTTTTGGGGCTATGCTGGGCTTCTTTGCCGGAACTGCTGGACCTAAACTAATTCAATGGCTAGTTACCTCAGTTGATCGTAAAATCTTAGCTTCTTCAATGGGGGCAGTTAATACTATTCTTGCAATTGCCGGGCCAATAATGACTACCATTTTTACTAGCATTGTTGGTGCAAGTAGTCTCAATTATGCCTTGTATGGGTTACTTGTAGTAGGTGTGATAATTTTTATTGTTACCTTTTATGTAATGCTCAAATCTCAAAAAAGTAGTGAGATTGATCCTGAAGTTGAAGTAAACAACTAG
- a CDS encoding Rgg/GadR/MutR family transcriptional regulator, whose amino-acid sequence MTIGELLKDYRIQQRKTQKEWVGDVISSSFYAKVEKNISRISADDLLAILNHNNISIVDFFSELNKKRQSKYDQERDLIHLINDAYYRNSKAELLKIRKVISENDFPNQKDDLLYIDAYIADVDNEDLNEEEKELLKDKIFSSPSFDKATLLLYCNFMMFYDLESNLLICRNITKQVSNSNDVKVQTILLSIIANLVIQCIENKKYDETKYFIAAADQIETKPELFFYKNVLVMLKNMINYQYDRKEAYLNQCTKAIDNCAFLGMPEYGEELAKFFKKNKR is encoded by the coding sequence ATGACGATTGGTGAACTGTTAAAAGATTATCGTATCCAGCAACGAAAAACACAAAAAGAATGGGTTGGTGATGTGATAAGTTCATCATTTTACGCAAAAGTTGAAAAAAATATTAGTAGAATTTCAGCAGATGATTTACTGGCTATCCTAAATCATAATAATATTTCAATTGTAGACTTTTTTAGTGAATTAAATAAAAAAAGGCAGTCAAAATATGACCAAGAACGTGATTTAATCCACTTGATAAATGATGCTTATTATCGGAATTCTAAAGCAGAACTTTTAAAGATTAGAAAAGTCATTAGTGAAAATGACTTTCCAAACCAAAAAGATGATTTACTTTATATTGATGCATATATTGCTGATGTAGATAATGAGGATTTGAATGAAGAAGAAAAGGAATTACTCAAAGATAAAATCTTCAGTAGTCCCAGTTTTGATAAAGCAACTTTATTGCTGTATTGCAACTTTATGATGTTCTATGACTTAGAAAGCAATTTATTAATATGTAGAAATATAACTAAACAGGTTTCAAATAGTAATGATGTTAAAGTTCAAACAATCTTGCTTAGTATCATAGCTAATTTGGTAATTCAATGTATTGAAAATAAAAAATATGATGAAACAAAATATTTTATCGCTGCGGCTGATCAGATAGAAACTAAACCAGAATTGTTTTTTTACAAGAATGTCTTGGTTATGCTTAAAAATATGATTAATTATCAATATGATCGTAAAGAAGCTTACTTAAATCAATGTACTAAGGCAATTGATAATTGTGCTTTCTTAGGTATGCCAGAGTACGGAGAAGAATTAGCAAAATTTTTTAAGAAGAATAAACGTTAA
- a CDS encoding DUF4097 family beta strand repeat-containing protein, producing MSQITDNYITNLAKYLTDLSDIERTNNLNFYREFLLDGDFQTKEEIEKELGTPAELAKLIKQDYERIKAKTAVSKNEASASDNYVRGFHVEKNPLRKRTILPTKFGKIKLSLINADVFIHQGERLAIFIADYNSRPVNAVVANQTLLIDELPSKEENHHLLLNWQTGGSRIEVIIPKQNSITKISGTNIDGDIILQNLQLSEISLTQRNGNTLINNVNVNRNFQLSSKNGDLTLVQTKIVKGIFDIHNGDTNIKRSILKRFTLESTNGDASFSQCNLTLKFQAKNGDIKIKQSQFINKTTIILAAGDLYLNQLAHDISYQLATEHGNIIYHRSSIGTKFDSKTSLNDWLKVTANTGDIIIY from the coding sequence ATGTCCCAAATAACTGATAATTACATTACGAATTTAGCAAAATATTTAACAGATTTGTCTGATATCGAGCGAACAAATAACCTTAATTTTTACCGTGAATTTTTGCTGGATGGTGACTTTCAAACCAAAGAAGAAATTGAAAAAGAATTGGGAACCCCTGCTGAATTAGCCAAGTTAATTAAACAAGACTACGAGCGAATCAAAGCGAAAACAGCAGTTTCTAAAAATGAAGCATCAGCCAGTGACAATTATGTACGCGGCTTTCATGTGGAGAAGAACCCTTTACGTAAACGCACCATTTTACCAACTAAATTTGGCAAAATCAAACTCAGTTTGATCAACGCAGATGTCTTTATTCATCAAGGTGAGCGCTTGGCAATTTTTATTGCTGATTATAACAGTCGTCCAGTTAATGCAGTGGTAGCCAATCAAACTCTACTAATCGATGAATTGCCTAGCAAAGAAGAAAATCATCACCTCCTACTTAATTGGCAAACCGGCGGCAGCCGGATTGAAGTGATCATCCCTAAACAAAATTCAATAACTAAGATTAGTGGTACAAATATTGATGGTGATATCATTTTACAGAATCTACAGTTGAGTGAGATTTCTCTAACTCAAAGAAACGGTAATACCCTGATTAACAATGTCAATGTTAACAGAAACTTTCAGTTATCCTCAAAAAACGGTGACTTAACTTTAGTTCAAACCAAGATTGTCAAAGGAATTTTTGACATTCACAATGGCGATACTAACATTAAGCGTAGCATTTTAAAACGATTTACTTTAGAAAGTACAAACGGCGATGCTAGCTTTAGCCAATGCAATCTTACCCTAAAATTTCAGGCTAAAAATGGTGATATCAAAATCAAACAAAGTCAATTTATCAACAAAACTACTATCATCTTAGCTGCTGGGGATCTATATTTGAACCAATTGGCGCATGATATTAGTTATCAATTGGCAACTGAACATGGCAACATTATTTATCACAGGTCAAGCATTGGAACTAAATTTGACAGCAAAACCTCTCTGAATGACTGGCTTAAGGTAACTGCCAATACTGGTGACATTATCATTTATTAA
- the yycF gene encoding response regulator YycF yields the protein MPKKIFVVDDEKPISDIIKFNLTKEGFEVETAYDGEEAVKKVDEYNPDLMILDLMLPKKDGLEVAREVRQKHDMPIIMVTAKDTEIDKVLGLEMGADDYVTKPFSNRELVARVKANLRRRAIVKQVETTNQDNSTKNITIGNLVIMPDAYIVEKDGKKIELTHREFELLYYLAQHMGQVMTREHLLQTVWGYDYFGDVRTVDVTVHRLREKIEDNPIQPQVLVTRRGVGYYVKHPNEE from the coding sequence ATGCCAAAAAAGATTTTTGTGGTCGATGACGAGAAGCCAATCTCTGATATTATCAAGTTTAACTTGACTAAAGAGGGTTTTGAAGTTGAGACTGCTTACGATGGCGAGGAAGCCGTCAAAAAAGTTGATGAGTACAATCCTGATTTAATGATTTTGGACTTGATGTTGCCCAAAAAAGATGGATTGGAAGTTGCACGTGAAGTACGTCAGAAGCATGATATGCCAATTATCATGGTCACTGCCAAGGATACCGAAATAGATAAGGTTCTGGGGCTAGAAATGGGAGCTGATGATTATGTCACCAAGCCATTTTCTAATCGTGAATTAGTTGCCCGAGTTAAGGCTAATTTACGTCGCCGGGCAATTGTCAAACAAGTTGAAACCACTAACCAAGATAATTCTACTAAGAATATTACTATCGGTAATCTGGTAATTATGCCAGATGCCTATATCGTTGAAAAAGATGGCAAAAAAATTGAGCTTACTCACCGTGAGTTTGAACTGCTGTATTATTTAGCTCAACATATGGGACAAGTGATGACCCGAGAGCATTTATTGCAAACTGTTTGGGGATACGACTACTTTGGTGATGTGCGCACCGTTGATGTGACAGTTCACCGATTACGAGAAAAGATTGAAGATAATCCGATTCAACCGCAAGTTCTGGTGACACGTCGCGGTGTCGGCTATTATGTTAAACATCCAAATGAAGAATAA
- the walK gene encoding cell wall metabolism sensor histidine kinase WalK, producing the protein MKKIKSKFKHLFISINTTLAIVFMAMIIATIEVIGAYFTRQLEQSSIENFQSTIQVPPIVTNQVAMQLLRDNKHTDSSINRIVNDYGNGTSAISQIIIVDNKDIIRAVSNFNDKSRVGQRVNNALVKQVTSTGKQATKVVEDHGDYMVQVTPLNAGNGSANTVGAIYVRASMQGVFDNLRNVSLMFLVTSLIAAVLGAILSLVVSRAITRPIEEMQSQALNIAEGDYSSQVKIYSNDELGQLGQAFNTLSVRIERSQEESESEQRRLDSVLSHMSDGVLATDRHGNISVVNQMVLSFFNTTEEQIINKPIAVVLGIDETSQDLIAEQKGIVLTVNKGTRDEVILHASFSLIKRVTGFVSGSVCVLHDITEQQKNEDSQKQFVSNVSHELRTPLTSLHAYIETLNAGAWKDPEVAPQFLQVTQEETERMIRMINDLLSLSRMDRGVSKVDFEWVNFNDFVAHILDRFDMIVKSDQKAGKKKYTIKRHLAPQALWVEIDTDKMAQVIDNVVNNAIKYSPDGGVITVKLQQDQQQIILNIADQGLGIPREDLHKIFDRFYRVDKARSRAQGGTGLGLAIAKEIVEDHHGQIWATSSEGKGSVFHIALPYEPMSEGDDWDEV; encoded by the coding sequence ATTAAAAAGATTAAGAGCAAGTTCAAACATTTATTTATTTCCATTAATACCACGTTAGCAATTGTCTTTATGGCGATGATTATTGCCACGATTGAAGTTATCGGGGCTTATTTCACTAGGCAGCTAGAACAAAGTAGCATTGAAAACTTTCAGTCAACCATTCAAGTGCCACCAATTGTTACTAATCAAGTGGCGATGCAGTTGTTGCGTGACAACAAGCATACGGATAGTAGCATTAATCGGATTGTCAATGATTATGGCAACGGCACTAGTGCAATTAGTCAAATTATCATTGTTGACAATAAGGATATTATTCGCGCAGTATCTAACTTTAATGACAAAAGCCGAGTTGGTCAGCGAGTCAATAATGCTTTGGTTAAGCAGGTGACTTCGACTGGCAAGCAAGCGACCAAGGTGGTTGAGGATCATGGCGATTACATGGTGCAAGTTACACCGCTCAATGCGGGCAATGGGTCCGCTAATACTGTTGGTGCAATCTATGTTCGTGCGTCAATGCAGGGTGTCTTTGATAATCTGCGTAATGTTTCGTTAATGTTCTTAGTGACCTCGCTAATTGCAGCTGTTTTAGGAGCAATTTTGTCACTAGTAGTTTCACGTGCAATTACGCGACCGATTGAAGAAATGCAATCACAGGCGTTAAATATTGCCGAAGGGGATTATTCTAGCCAAGTAAAGATTTACTCAAATGACGAATTGGGGCAATTGGGCCAGGCTTTTAATACCTTATCAGTTAGAATTGAACGTTCCCAAGAAGAGTCAGAAAGTGAACAGCGTAGACTTGATAGTGTCTTGTCACATATGAGTGATGGCGTGTTGGCTACAGATCGTCATGGCAATATTAGTGTTGTTAATCAAATGGTGCTTAGTTTTTTTAATACTACTGAAGAGCAGATTATTAACAAGCCAATTGCGGTGGTTTTGGGAATTGATGAAACTTCACAAGACTTAATTGCCGAGCAAAAAGGCATTGTCCTAACTGTTAACAAAGGAACACGTGATGAAGTAATTTTGCATGCAAGCTTCTCACTAATTAAGCGGGTAACTGGCTTTGTTTCAGGTAGTGTTTGTGTCTTGCATGATATTACGGAACAGCAGAAAAATGAAGATTCGCAAAAACAATTTGTGTCTAATGTGTCTCATGAACTGCGAACGCCGCTAACAAGTTTACATGCCTATATTGAGACCTTGAATGCTGGCGCTTGGAAAGATCCCGAGGTTGCTCCACAGTTTTTGCAGGTTACTCAAGAAGAAACCGAACGTATGATTCGAATGATTAATGACTTGCTTAGTTTGTCACGGATGGATCGAGGCGTTTCTAAAGTTGACTTTGAGTGGGTTAATTTTAATGATTTTGTTGCGCATATTTTGGATCGCTTCGATATGATTGTGAAAAGCGATCAAAAAGCGGGTAAGAAGAAATACACGATTAAACGACATCTAGCCCCGCAAGCACTATGGGTTGAGATTGATACTGATAAAATGGCGCAAGTAATTGATAATGTTGTAAATAATGCGATTAAATATTCACCTGATGGCGGTGTGATTACTGTTAAGTTGCAACAAGATCAACAGCAGATTATTTTGAATATTGCTGATCAGGGATTAGGTATTCCGCGTGAAGATTTACACAAAATCTTTGACCGTTTTTATCGGGTTGATAAGGCACGTTCACGAGCTCAAGGTGGTACGGGTCTTGGTTTAGCAATTGCTAAAGAAATTGTTGAAGATCATCATGGCCAGATTTGGGCCACCAGTAGTGAGGGAAAAGGATCAGTCTTTCATATTGCACTACCGTATGAGCCAATGAGTGAAGGGGATGATTGGGATGAAGTTTAA
- a CDS encoding DUF4097 family beta strand repeat-containing protein → MKKFIKNSVIVIAIGLCLIVIGGVIHHHDEHAIQHSPRIAKHFKNRHIRTANIEQTSTKKPKLGAQRKRTVSTAKFDKIKLNLAATDVDIHRGDKYQVKVTDFENVTVSAKVKQGTLEISDHGPGRPFGKHGWANQGFDYALKIEVTVPTNAILSTITGKDNAGDFSLQGLQLQKLNLKTDVGDCKLSDSQLQDLNFKTDTGDFTMHQASKKVNYQLGAVDCDINFFGKQYDNKFNQKIVESNSLIKVESDCGDILIN, encoded by the coding sequence ATGAAGAAATTTATAAAAAACAGTGTTATCGTTATCGCTATTGGGTTATGTCTAATTGTAATAGGAGGCGTTATCCATCACCATGATGAACATGCTATACAGCATTCACCAAGAATTGCAAAGCATTTCAAGAATAGACACATTAGAACAGCTAACATAGAGCAAACAAGTACAAAAAAGCCTAAGTTAGGAGCCCAACGAAAACGGACTGTTTCAACAGCTAAATTTGATAAAATCAAACTAAATCTAGCAGCAACTGACGTTGATATCCATCGCGGTGATAAATATCAAGTCAAAGTAACTGACTTTGAAAATGTTACTGTTTCGGCAAAAGTTAAGCAGGGGACCCTAGAAATTAGTGATCACGGTCCTGGAAGACCCTTTGGCAAGCATGGTTGGGCTAATCAAGGCTTTGACTATGCACTTAAGATTGAAGTTACTGTTCCAACTAACGCAATCTTGTCAACAATTACTGGTAAAGATAATGCGGGAGATTTTAGCTTGCAGGGGTTACAACTGCAAAAGTTAAATCTTAAGACGGATGTAGGTGATTGCAAATTATCAGATTCACAGCTGCAAGACCTAAATTTCAAGACAGACACAGGTGATTTCACTATGCATCAAGCTTCTAAAAAAGTTAATTACCAATTGGGAGCAGTTGACTGCGACATTAACTTCTTTGGCAAGCAATATGATAATAAATTTAATCAGAAGATTGTTGAGAGTAATAGTTTGATCAAGGTTGAATCAGATTGCGGTGATATCCTGATTAATTGA